A stretch of Labrus mixtus chromosome 7, fLabMix1.1, whole genome shotgun sequence DNA encodes these proteins:
- the LOC132977100 gene encoding transcription factor 15-like, with amino-acid sequence MMAFTMLRPVSTHPFSYPADLTLISDDEEGNRSESDGSTDQGYGCCGTPAEGYRLESGVVVPHRNAANARERYRTQNVNTAFTALRTLIPTEPVDRKLSKIETLRLASSYIAHLANVLVVGDGREDGQPCLTAVYKEVKGRKEGKKPRTICTFCLSNQRKGGRHSSHDRRDCPKMHGSSARQISRR; translated from the exons ATGATGGCTTTCACTATGCTGAGGCCGGTGTCCACGCATCCCTTCTCCTACCCCGCTGACCTGACCTTGATATCGGACGACGAGGAGGGGAACCGCAGCGAGAGCGACGGCAGCACCGACCAGGGCTACGGCTGCTGCGGGACTCCGGCGGAGGGTTACCGGTTGGAGTCCGGCGTCGTGGTGCCGCACAGGAACGCCGCGAACGCCCGGGAGAGATACCGGACCCAGAACGTGAACACGGCCTTCACGGCTCTGCGGACACTCATCCCCACGGAGCCGGTGGACAGAAAACTCTCCAAAATCGAGACGCTGCGCCTGGCGTCCAGCTACATCGCGCACTTGGCGAACGTGCTGGTGGTCGGGGACGGGAGGGAGGACGGCCAGCCGTGCCTCACTGCGGTCTACAAGGAGGTGAAGGGGCGTAAAGAAGGCAAGAAGCCCCGGACTATCTGCACATTCTGCCTCAGCAACCAACGGAAAGGG GGGAGACACAGTTCACATGACAGACGAGATTGTCCCAAAATGCATGGGAGCAGTGCGAGACAGATAAGCCGGCGATGA